Proteins from one Microcaecilia unicolor chromosome 2, aMicUni1.1, whole genome shotgun sequence genomic window:
- the PLK2 gene encoding serine/threonine-protein kinase PLK2, with product MELLRTIAHQPAGCPAKVCEQALGKVCDSKRRKPPVGVAEEHVHPVATEVSRIITDPNTGKRYCRGRVLGKGGFAKCYEMTDLTTNKVYAVKIIPHSRVAKPHQREKIDKEIELHRILNHKHIVQFYNYFEDKENIYILLEYCSRRSMAHILKARKVLTEPEVRYYLKQIVSGLKYLHEQEILHRDLKLGNFFINENMELKVGDFGLAARLEPLEQRRRTICGTPNYLSPEVLNKQGHGCESDIWALGCVMYTMLLGRPPFETTNLKETYRCIREARYTMPSSLVAPAKHLIAAMLAKNPDERPSLDELIQHEFFMQGFTPERLSTSCCHTAPDFHLSSPAKSFFKKAAAALFGGKKEKTRYCDYHQNKLKEQEIYKLMQDLKKTSITQQPHKHRTDEVKVGCKLPSVVEKPGQLTEKQQVGDVIRMIVRGTLGSCSSSSECLEDSTMGSVADTVARVLKGCLENMPEVNAIPKEQLSVSFHWVTKWVDYSNKYGFGYQLSDHTVGVLFNNGSHMSLLPDKKTVHYYAELGQCSVFPATDAPEQFINQVTVLKYFSHYMEENLMDGGDLPSVMDVCRPRLYLLQWLKSDKALMMLFNDGTFQVNFYHDHTKIIICNQSEEYLLTYINEDRISTTFRLTTLLISGCSVELKTRMEYALNMLLQRCN from the exons ATGGAGTTACTGCGGACTATAGCGCATCAGCCAGCCGGCTGCCCGGCCAAGGTGTGCGAGCAGGCGCTCGGGAAAGTCTGTGACTCGAAGCGGAGAAAGCCACCGGTTGGGGTGGCCGAGGAGCACGTGCACCCGGTGGCGACCGAAGTGTCGCGGATTATCACCGACCCCAACACTGGAAAGCGCTACTGCCGTGGGAGGGTCCTCGGAAAG GGTGGCTTTGCAAAATGCTATGAAATGACTGATCTGACAACCAACAAAGTGTATGCTGTGAAAATTATTCCACATAGTAGAGTCGCAAAGCCTCATCAGAGAGAGAAG ATTGACAAAGAAATTGAGCTGCACAGAATCCTAAATCACAAACACATCGTACAGTTTTATAACTACTTTGAAGACAAAGAGAATATCTATATTCTTCTGGAGTACTGCAGTAGAAGG TCTATGGCTCACATACTGAAAGCAAGGAAGGTCTTGACAGAGCCAGAAGTACGATACTACCTCAAGCAGATTGTTTCAGGATTGAAATACCTTCATGAGCAAGAAATCCTGCACAGAGACCTTAAGCTGG GAAACTTTTTTATTAATGAGAATATGGAGCTGAAAGTTGGTGACTTTGGTTTGGCTGCAAGGTTGGAACCACTGGAACAGAGgaggag AACAATTTGTGGCACACCAAATTACCTCTCCCCTGAGGTCCTGAACAAACAAGGACATGGCTGTGAATCTGATATTTGGGCCTTAGGCTGTGTAAT GTATACGATGCTATTAGGAAGACCACCATTTGAAacaacaaatcttaaagaaacctACAGGTGTATAAGGGAAGCAAGATATACTATGCCGTCCTCATTAGTAGCACCTGCAAAGCACTTAATAGCAGCCATGCTTGCAAAAAATCCAGATGAACGGCCCAGCTTAGACGAACTAATTCAACATGAGTTTTTTATGCAG GGCTTTACACCAGAACGTCTGTCCACGAGCTGCTGTCACACTGCACCAGACTTCCATTTATCTAGCCCAGCAAAAAGCTTCTTCAAGAAGGCAGCTGCTGCTCTGTTTGGTggcaaaaaggaaaaaacaagatACTGTGATTACCATCAGA ATAAACTGAAAGAACAGGAGATCTACAAGCTTATGCAGGACTTGAAAAAGACATCCATAACTCAGCAGCCCCATAAACACAGGACAGATGAG GTTAAAGTAGGGTGCAAGTTACCAAGCGTAGTTGAAAAACCTGGCCAGCTGACAGAAAAACAGCAGGTTGGAGATGTGATCCGAATGATAGTTAGAGGAACTCTAGGAAGCTGTAGCAGTAGTAGTGAAT GTCTCGAGGACAGCACCATGGGAAGCGTTGCAGATACAGTTGCAAGAGTGCTGAAAGGATGTTTAGAAAACATGCCTGAAGTAAATGCCATTCCCAAAGAACAGCTCAGTGTCTCCTTCCATTGGGTTACAAAGTGGGTGGACTACTCCAACAAGTACGGTTTTGGATACCAACTTTCCGATCACACCGTGGGGGTATTATTCAACAATGGATCTCACATGAGCCTTCTACCTGACAAAAA AACAGTTCACTACTATGCTGAGCTTGGGCAgtgttcagtttttccagctACAGATGCCCCTGAACAATTTATCAATCAAGTGACTGTTCTGAAGTACTTCTCTCACTATATGGAAGAGAATCTCATGGAT ggaggaGACTTGCCCAGTGTGATGGATGTCTGTAGACCCAGGCTCTACCTCCTTCAGTGGTTAAAATCTGATAAAGCATTAATGATGCTGTTTAATGATGGCACATTTCAG GTGAACTTTTATCATGACCACACAAAAATCATCATTTGCAACCAAAGTGAGGAGTATCTGTTGACTTACATCAATGAGGACAGAATATCGACGACCTTCCGCCTGACAACGCTCCTCATCTCAGGGTGTTCAGTGGAACTGAAAACTAGAATGGAGTATGCCTTGAACATGCTATTGCAGAGATGTAACTAA